A window from Citrus sinensis cultivar Valencia sweet orange chromosome 5, DVS_A1.0, whole genome shotgun sequence encodes these proteins:
- the LOC102613051 gene encoding uncharacterized protein LOC102613051 isoform X2, producing the protein MAVLASSTSVPVPVAVSFTPSAKFQIKKLSAHFRHQILSKCSITAQSGEPNKAKLELGTVKKRLWDAVPKPVKQFQWKKAENTLFERLLLLGKKALKWSLVTFFIFSSLSDVVFSISTNQELMIPFGLLVGCLLSDFSRETLNQLFPVTEGQGQDQERQLLSISCFFVLVKFVSACFAVKQRVFLLHVGNGGLLQALWPVMQVIENDKSSEENSNSTSNQNAT; encoded by the exons ATGGCGGTTCTGGCGTCTTCTACTTCTGTGCCTGTACCAGTAGCAGTGTCTTTCACTCCCAGTGCCAAATTTCAG ATTAAGAAACTGTCAGCCCATTTCCGCCACCAAATCCTTTCGAAATGTTCAATAACAGCGCAGAGTGGCGAACCAAATAAGGCCAAATTGGAATTGGGAACTGTTAAAAAGAGGCTGTGGGATGCTGTTCCCAAACCAGTGAAGCAATTTCAATGGAAGAAAGCTGAGAATACACTGTTTGAGAGGTTGCTTTTACTTGGAAAGAAAGCGCTCAAGTGGTCTCTTGTTACATTCTTCATCTTCAGCTCCTTATCGGATGTTGTATTTTCCATCTCTACAAATCAAGAACTGATGATTCCATTCGGTCTCCTTGTTGGCTGCTTGTTGTCTGACTTTTCCAGAGAGACATTAAACCAACTTTTTCCTGTAACTGAG GGACAGGGACAGGATCAGGAGCGTCAACTTTTAAGCATCAGTTGCTTCTTTGTTCTTGTCAAGTTTGTCTCTGCTTGTTTTGCGGTAAAACAACGAGTATTCCTCTTGCACGTTGGAAATGGTGGATTGTTGCAAGCATTGTGGCCCGTTATGCAAGtaattgaaaatgataaatccAGTGAAGAGAATTCTAATTCTACGTCGAATCAAAATGCCACTTAG
- the LOC102614136 gene encoding branched-chain-amino-acid aminotransferase 2, chloroplastic-like isoform X2 has translation MILKDGAACLRNLIHLFRPAASSLTSKLGACYFCTSHVASLQQPGKPSVFSDDEYADLDWDNLGFSIKPADYMYTMKCSKHENFKQGQLSRYANIELSPSAAVLNYGQGVYEGTKAYRTEDGRILLFRPDLNASRMKIGAERMCMPSPSVDQFVDAVKQIALANKRWVPPPGKGTLYIRPLLIGSGPVLGLGPAPEYTFLAYASPVGNYFKEGSAPLNLYIEEEFVRAAPGGAGGVKAISNYAPVLKALIRAKSRGFSDVLYLDSVNRKNVEEVSSCNIFVVKGNVISTPATNGTILEGITRRSVIEIARDYGYQVEERVIPVDELINADQVFCTGTAVVVAPVGSITYQNKRVEFKTGSRSVYQELYSTLVGIQTGVIEDKKGWTVEV, from the exons ATGATTCTAAAGGATGGTGCTGCATGCCTCCGCAATTTGATCCACTTATTTCGACCTGCTGCTTCTTCTTTGACGTCCAag cTTGGAGCTTGCTATTTCTGTACATCTCATGTTGCCTCTCTGCAACAACCGGGCAAACCCTCTGTTTTCAG TGATGATGAGTACGCTGATTTGGACTGGGATAATCTTGGATTTAGTATCAAGCCCGCTGATTATATGTACACCATGAAATGTTCTAAACACGAAAATTTCAAACAAGGACAGCTTAGTCGGTACGCAAACATTGAGCTAAGCCCTTCAGCAGCAGTCTTAAATTATGGACAG GGAGTGTACGAAGGAACAAAAGCATACAGGACAGAAGATGGGCGTATTCTTCTCTTCCGGCCAGATCTAAATGCTTCCCGTATGAAGATAGGTGCCGAGAGGATGTGCATGCCGTCACCCTCCGTTGATCAGTTTGTCGACGCTGTGAAACAAATAGCTCTTGCTAACAAGCGTTGG GTTCCTCCTCCAGGAAAAGGCACACTGTACATCAGGCCATTGCTCATAGGAAGCGGCCCTGTGTTGGGTTTGGGTCCAGCACCTGAATACACTTTCCTCGCATATGCCTCCCCTGTCGGAAACTATTTCAAG gAAGGTTCGGCACCACTGAATTTGTACATTGAAGAGGAATTTGTCCGTGCTGCCCCCGGCGGCGCTGGAGGGGTAAAAGCAATCAGCAATTATGCTCCT GTTCTGAAAGCATTAATCCGAGCCAAGAGCAGAGGATTTTCGGATGTCTTGTACCTTGACTCGGTCAATAGGAAAAATGTGGAGGAAGTCTCTTCTTGTAacatttttgttgtaaag GGCAATGTAATTTCAACTCCCGCTACAAATGGAACTATTCTTGAAGGGATTACCAGAAGAAGTGTAATTGAAATTGCCAGGGATTATGGCTATCAG GTTGAGGAACGTGTTATTCCTGTGGACGAACTGATCAATGCCGACCAAGTATTTTGCACTGGAACCGCTGTAGTTGTTGCTCCAGTGGGCAGTATcacatatcaaaataaaag AGTTGAATTTAAAACAGGGTCACGCTCGGTGTATCAGGAATTGTACTCAACTCTCGTAGGAATTCAAACGGGTGTTATTGAGGATAAGAAAGGATGGACTGTGGAGGTTTAA
- the LOC102613639 gene encoding CSC1-like protein RXW8 isoform X2, producing MELSAFLTSVGINSAIAVLLFLLYSVLRKQPGNLNVYFGPRLALASERKNYPPSLLRYLPSPSWVVKAWETTEDDILALGGMDALVFVRIIVFSIRIFCIAAVICMFLVLPVNYYGKEMIHHDISSETLEIFTIANVKESSEWLWTHCFALYVITCSACGLLYFEHKSISRTRLAYITGSPPNPSHFTVLVRAVPWSAEQSYSESVKEFFMKYYAPSYLSHHMVHRSSRVQRLMNDAEKICRVFKGVSAEQKSKPCLLPCFCGAPNSFEILSNEPDNVRGNIGLDISNLATEKENAVAFVCFKTRYAAVVAAEILHSENPMLWVTEMAPEPNDVLWSNLSIPYRQLWIRKIAVLVASIAFMFVFLIPVTFVQSLTQLEQLSHAFPFLKGMFKKKFISHVVTGYLPSVILILFLYAAPPTMMVFSTIEGSVSHSGRKKSACIKVLYFTIWNVFFVNVLSGSVIGQLTKLSSVKDVPKHLAEAIPNQVGFFMTYVLTSGWASLSVEIMQPFFLLRNILKKFICRIKNNPPNGTLSFPYQTEVPRLLLFGFLGFICSVMAPLILPFLLIYFVLAYLVYKNQIINVYEKSYENGGQYWPIAHKTIIASLVLTQIIALGIFGIKKSPVASGFTIPLIVGTLLFNEYCRQRFFPSFQKIAAQVLTQMDQQDEQGGRMEEIYQQLKSAYCQFRLISLDLCNVRQADQQRDQDGIRDSEAETAEIGTAEQQVDDTGTADCYMDRQGPISK from the exons ATGGAGCTTTCTGCTTTCTTAACTTCTGTTGGAATCAATTCAGCAATAGCCGTTTTGCTGTTTTTGCTGTATTCGGTATTGAGAAAACAACCGGGCAATTTAAATGTGTATTTTGGACCGAGGCTTGCATTGGCcagtgaaagaaaaaattatcctCCGAGCTTGCTGCGGTATTTGCCCTCCCCAAGTTGGGTGGTCAAGGCTTGGGAAACAACTGAAGATGATATATTGGCTCTTGGTGGCATGGATGCTCTGGTTTTCGTCAGGATTATTGTTTTCAG caTTCGAATCTTCTGCATCGCTGCTGTCATTTGCATGTTTCTAGTGCTTCCGGTGAATTATTATGGGAAAGAAATGATCCATCATGATATTTCTTCAGAAACACTGGAAATATTCACAATTGCAAATGTCAAGGAAAGTTCAGAATG GCTTTGGACTCATTGTTTTGCTTTATACGTCATAACCTGCTCGGCTTGTGGTCTCCTTTACTTT GAGCATAAAAGCATCAGTAGAACAAGATTGGCATATATTACCGGATCTCCTCCAAATCCAAGTCACTTTACAGTTCTTGTCCGTGCTGTTCCTTGGTCTGCTGAACAATCATACAGTGAGTCTGTGAAAGAATTCTTCATGAAATATTATGCACCAAGCTACCTATCACACCATATGGTTCATCGATCTAGCAGAGTTCAGAGACTGATG AATGATGCGGAGAAGATCTGCCGGGTATTCAAGGGTGTTTCTGCTGAGCAAAAGTCTAAACCATGTTTACTGCCATGTTTTTGTGGAGCTCCAAATTCTTTTGAAATCCTTTCTAATGAACCAGATAATGTTAGGGGGAACATTGGATTAGATATTTCGAATTTAGCAACTGAGAAG GAGAATGCAGttgcttttgtttgtttcaagACTCGCTATGCTGCCGTTGTTGCTGCAGAAATTCTTCACTCGGAGAATCCCATGTTATGGGTAACAGAAATGGCTCCGGAACCAAATGATGTTCTTTGGTCAAACCTTTCTATACCATATAGACAACTGTGGATTCGCAAAATAGCCGTACTCGTGGCTTCTATTGCAttcatgtttgtttttcttattccTGTAACATTTGTGCAAAGCTTGACTCAACTTGAGCAGCTGTCTCATGCTTTTCCATTCCTGAAAGGAATGTTTAAAAA GAAATTCATCAGCCATGTGGTAACAGGTTACCTACCAAGtgtcattttgattttatttctgtaTGCTGCTCCACCAACAATGATGGTGTTTTCCACAATTGAGGGATCTGTCTCACATAGTGGGAGGAAAAAAAGTGCATGCATCAAAGTTTTGTACTTCACAATTTGGaatgttttctttgttaatgTTTTATCGGGTTCCGTTATTGGGCAGTTGACCAAGTTGTCAAGTGTCAAAGATGTACCCAAACATCTCGCTGAAGCGATACCAAATCAG GTTGGCTTCTTCATGACTTATGTTTTAACCTCAGGTTGGGCAAGTTTGTCTGTTGAAATCATGCagcctttttttcttctccggAACATTCTGAAAAAGTTTATATgcagaataaaaaataatccaCCGAATGGCACTCTATCTTTCCCATATCAAACAGAAGTTCCAAGACTCCTCCTGTTTGGATTTCTTGGCTTCATCTGTTCAGTTATGGCACCCTTGATATTGCCTTTCTTGCTGATATACTTTGTACTTGCTTACCTCGTGTACAAAAACCAG ATTATAAATGTGTATGAGAAAAGTTATGAAAATGGGGGACAATACTGGCCTATTGCTCACAAGACAATAATTGCTTCATTGGTATTGACACAAATTATAGCTCTTGGAATCTTTGGGATTAAAAAGTCACCAGTTGCATCCGGTTTCACTATTCCACTTATTGTTGGCACTCTTTTATTCAATGAGTACTGTAGACAACgattttttccttcatttcaGAAGATTGCTGCACAG GTTCTTACGCAAATGGATCAACAAGATGAGCAGGGTGGGAGGATGGAGGAGATTTATCAACAGCTGAAATCTGCTTATTGCCAGTTCAGGTTAATTTCTTTGGATTTATGCAACGTTAGACAAGCAGACCAGCAAAGGGACCAGGATGGCATCCGAGATTCAGAGGCAGAGACAGCAG AGATTGGAACAGCCGAACAGCAAGTAGATGATACTGGGACTGCTGATTGCTATATGGATAGACAAGGACCCATTTCAAAGTGA
- the LOC102614136 gene encoding branched-chain-amino-acid aminotransferase 2, chloroplastic-like isoform X1, whose translation MILKDGAACLRNLIHLFRPAASSLTSKLGACYFCTSHVASLQQPGKPSVFSSDDEYADLDWDNLGFSIKPADYMYTMKCSKHENFKQGQLSRYANIELSPSAAVLNYGQGVYEGTKAYRTEDGRILLFRPDLNASRMKIGAERMCMPSPSVDQFVDAVKQIALANKRWVPPPGKGTLYIRPLLIGSGPVLGLGPAPEYTFLAYASPVGNYFKEGSAPLNLYIEEEFVRAAPGGAGGVKAISNYAPVLKALIRAKSRGFSDVLYLDSVNRKNVEEVSSCNIFVVKGNVISTPATNGTILEGITRRSVIEIARDYGYQVEERVIPVDELINADQVFCTGTAVVVAPVGSITYQNKRVEFKTGSRSVYQELYSTLVGIQTGVIEDKKGWTVEV comes from the exons ATGATTCTAAAGGATGGTGCTGCATGCCTCCGCAATTTGATCCACTTATTTCGACCTGCTGCTTCTTCTTTGACGTCCAag cTTGGAGCTTGCTATTTCTGTACATCTCATGTTGCCTCTCTGCAACAACCGGGCAAACCCTCTGTTTTCAG CAGTGATGATGAGTACGCTGATTTGGACTGGGATAATCTTGGATTTAGTATCAAGCCCGCTGATTATATGTACACCATGAAATGTTCTAAACACGAAAATTTCAAACAAGGACAGCTTAGTCGGTACGCAAACATTGAGCTAAGCCCTTCAGCAGCAGTCTTAAATTATGGACAG GGAGTGTACGAAGGAACAAAAGCATACAGGACAGAAGATGGGCGTATTCTTCTCTTCCGGCCAGATCTAAATGCTTCCCGTATGAAGATAGGTGCCGAGAGGATGTGCATGCCGTCACCCTCCGTTGATCAGTTTGTCGACGCTGTGAAACAAATAGCTCTTGCTAACAAGCGTTGG GTTCCTCCTCCAGGAAAAGGCACACTGTACATCAGGCCATTGCTCATAGGAAGCGGCCCTGTGTTGGGTTTGGGTCCAGCACCTGAATACACTTTCCTCGCATATGCCTCCCCTGTCGGAAACTATTTCAAG gAAGGTTCGGCACCACTGAATTTGTACATTGAAGAGGAATTTGTCCGTGCTGCCCCCGGCGGCGCTGGAGGGGTAAAAGCAATCAGCAATTATGCTCCT GTTCTGAAAGCATTAATCCGAGCCAAGAGCAGAGGATTTTCGGATGTCTTGTACCTTGACTCGGTCAATAGGAAAAATGTGGAGGAAGTCTCTTCTTGTAacatttttgttgtaaag GGCAATGTAATTTCAACTCCCGCTACAAATGGAACTATTCTTGAAGGGATTACCAGAAGAAGTGTAATTGAAATTGCCAGGGATTATGGCTATCAG GTTGAGGAACGTGTTATTCCTGTGGACGAACTGATCAATGCCGACCAAGTATTTTGCACTGGAACCGCTGTAGTTGTTGCTCCAGTGGGCAGTATcacatatcaaaataaaag AGTTGAATTTAAAACAGGGTCACGCTCGGTGTATCAGGAATTGTACTCAACTCTCGTAGGAATTCAAACGGGTGTTATTGAGGATAAGAAAGGATGGACTGTGGAGGTTTAA
- the LOC102613639 gene encoding CSC1-like protein RXW8 isoform X1 yields MANINLSFNGRKAWQRSLSFGANFTIQFQRFQSLFAFVAPELAQGMELSAFLTSVGINSAIAVLLFLLYSVLRKQPGNLNVYFGPRLALASERKNYPPSLLRYLPSPSWVVKAWETTEDDILALGGMDALVFVRIIVFSIRIFCIAAVICMFLVLPVNYYGKEMIHHDISSETLEIFTIANVKESSEWLWTHCFALYVITCSACGLLYFEHKSISRTRLAYITGSPPNPSHFTVLVRAVPWSAEQSYSESVKEFFMKYYAPSYLSHHMVHRSSRVQRLMNDAEKICRVFKGVSAEQKSKPCLLPCFCGAPNSFEILSNEPDNVRGNIGLDISNLATEKENAVAFVCFKTRYAAVVAAEILHSENPMLWVTEMAPEPNDVLWSNLSIPYRQLWIRKIAVLVASIAFMFVFLIPVTFVQSLTQLEQLSHAFPFLKGMFKKKFISHVVTGYLPSVILILFLYAAPPTMMVFSTIEGSVSHSGRKKSACIKVLYFTIWNVFFVNVLSGSVIGQLTKLSSVKDVPKHLAEAIPNQVGFFMTYVLTSGWASLSVEIMQPFFLLRNILKKFICRIKNNPPNGTLSFPYQTEVPRLLLFGFLGFICSVMAPLILPFLLIYFVLAYLVYKNQIINVYEKSYENGGQYWPIAHKTIIASLVLTQIIALGIFGIKKSPVASGFTIPLIVGTLLFNEYCRQRFFPSFQKIAAQVLTQMDQQDEQGGRMEEIYQQLKSAYCQFRLISLDLCNVRQADQQRDQDGIRDSEAETAEIGTAEQQVDDTGTADCYMDRQGPISK; encoded by the exons ATGGCGAACATAAACCTTTCTTTCAA TGGACGCAAAGCGTGGCAACGGAGTTTAAGTTTTGGTGCAAACTTCACTATTCAATTTCAGCGCTTTCAAAGTCTCTTTGCTTTCGTGGCTCCGGAACTTGCACAG GGGATGGAGCTTTCTGCTTTCTTAACTTCTGTTGGAATCAATTCAGCAATAGCCGTTTTGCTGTTTTTGCTGTATTCGGTATTGAGAAAACAACCGGGCAATTTAAATGTGTATTTTGGACCGAGGCTTGCATTGGCcagtgaaagaaaaaattatcctCCGAGCTTGCTGCGGTATTTGCCCTCCCCAAGTTGGGTGGTCAAGGCTTGGGAAACAACTGAAGATGATATATTGGCTCTTGGTGGCATGGATGCTCTGGTTTTCGTCAGGATTATTGTTTTCAG caTTCGAATCTTCTGCATCGCTGCTGTCATTTGCATGTTTCTAGTGCTTCCGGTGAATTATTATGGGAAAGAAATGATCCATCATGATATTTCTTCAGAAACACTGGAAATATTCACAATTGCAAATGTCAAGGAAAGTTCAGAATG GCTTTGGACTCATTGTTTTGCTTTATACGTCATAACCTGCTCGGCTTGTGGTCTCCTTTACTTT GAGCATAAAAGCATCAGTAGAACAAGATTGGCATATATTACCGGATCTCCTCCAAATCCAAGTCACTTTACAGTTCTTGTCCGTGCTGTTCCTTGGTCTGCTGAACAATCATACAGTGAGTCTGTGAAAGAATTCTTCATGAAATATTATGCACCAAGCTACCTATCACACCATATGGTTCATCGATCTAGCAGAGTTCAGAGACTGATG AATGATGCGGAGAAGATCTGCCGGGTATTCAAGGGTGTTTCTGCTGAGCAAAAGTCTAAACCATGTTTACTGCCATGTTTTTGTGGAGCTCCAAATTCTTTTGAAATCCTTTCTAATGAACCAGATAATGTTAGGGGGAACATTGGATTAGATATTTCGAATTTAGCAACTGAGAAG GAGAATGCAGttgcttttgtttgtttcaagACTCGCTATGCTGCCGTTGTTGCTGCAGAAATTCTTCACTCGGAGAATCCCATGTTATGGGTAACAGAAATGGCTCCGGAACCAAATGATGTTCTTTGGTCAAACCTTTCTATACCATATAGACAACTGTGGATTCGCAAAATAGCCGTACTCGTGGCTTCTATTGCAttcatgtttgtttttcttattccTGTAACATTTGTGCAAAGCTTGACTCAACTTGAGCAGCTGTCTCATGCTTTTCCATTCCTGAAAGGAATGTTTAAAAA GAAATTCATCAGCCATGTGGTAACAGGTTACCTACCAAGtgtcattttgattttatttctgtaTGCTGCTCCACCAACAATGATGGTGTTTTCCACAATTGAGGGATCTGTCTCACATAGTGGGAGGAAAAAAAGTGCATGCATCAAAGTTTTGTACTTCACAATTTGGaatgttttctttgttaatgTTTTATCGGGTTCCGTTATTGGGCAGTTGACCAAGTTGTCAAGTGTCAAAGATGTACCCAAACATCTCGCTGAAGCGATACCAAATCAG GTTGGCTTCTTCATGACTTATGTTTTAACCTCAGGTTGGGCAAGTTTGTCTGTTGAAATCATGCagcctttttttcttctccggAACATTCTGAAAAAGTTTATATgcagaataaaaaataatccaCCGAATGGCACTCTATCTTTCCCATATCAAACAGAAGTTCCAAGACTCCTCCTGTTTGGATTTCTTGGCTTCATCTGTTCAGTTATGGCACCCTTGATATTGCCTTTCTTGCTGATATACTTTGTACTTGCTTACCTCGTGTACAAAAACCAG ATTATAAATGTGTATGAGAAAAGTTATGAAAATGGGGGACAATACTGGCCTATTGCTCACAAGACAATAATTGCTTCATTGGTATTGACACAAATTATAGCTCTTGGAATCTTTGGGATTAAAAAGTCACCAGTTGCATCCGGTTTCACTATTCCACTTATTGTTGGCACTCTTTTATTCAATGAGTACTGTAGACAACgattttttccttcatttcaGAAGATTGCTGCACAG GTTCTTACGCAAATGGATCAACAAGATGAGCAGGGTGGGAGGATGGAGGAGATTTATCAACAGCTGAAATCTGCTTATTGCCAGTTCAGGTTAATTTCTTTGGATTTATGCAACGTTAGACAAGCAGACCAGCAAAGGGACCAGGATGGCATCCGAGATTCAGAGGCAGAGACAGCAG AGATTGGAACAGCCGAACAGCAAGTAGATGATACTGGGACTGCTGATTGCTATATGGATAGACAAGGACCCATTTCAAAGTGA
- the LOC102613051 gene encoding uncharacterized protein LOC102613051 isoform X1 has translation MAVLASSTSVPVPVAVSFTPSAKFQIKKLSAHFRHQILSKCSITAQSGEPNKAKLELGTVKKRLWDAVPKPVKQFQWKKAENTLFERLLLLGKKALKWSLVTFFIFSSLSDVVFSISTNQELMIPFGLLVGCLLSDFSRETLNQLFPVTEGQGQGQDQERQLLSISCFFVLVKFVSACFAVKQRVFLLHVGNGGLLQALWPVMQVIENDKSSEENSNSTSNQNAT, from the exons ATGGCGGTTCTGGCGTCTTCTACTTCTGTGCCTGTACCAGTAGCAGTGTCTTTCACTCCCAGTGCCAAATTTCAG ATTAAGAAACTGTCAGCCCATTTCCGCCACCAAATCCTTTCGAAATGTTCAATAACAGCGCAGAGTGGCGAACCAAATAAGGCCAAATTGGAATTGGGAACTGTTAAAAAGAGGCTGTGGGATGCTGTTCCCAAACCAGTGAAGCAATTTCAATGGAAGAAAGCTGAGAATACACTGTTTGAGAGGTTGCTTTTACTTGGAAAGAAAGCGCTCAAGTGGTCTCTTGTTACATTCTTCATCTTCAGCTCCTTATCGGATGTTGTATTTTCCATCTCTACAAATCAAGAACTGATGATTCCATTCGGTCTCCTTGTTGGCTGCTTGTTGTCTGACTTTTCCAGAGAGACATTAAACCAACTTTTTCCTGTAACTGAG GGACAGGGACAGGGACAGGATCAGGAGCGTCAACTTTTAAGCATCAGTTGCTTCTTTGTTCTTGTCAAGTTTGTCTCTGCTTGTTTTGCGGTAAAACAACGAGTATTCCTCTTGCACGTTGGAAATGGTGGATTGTTGCAAGCATTGTGGCCCGTTATGCAAGtaattgaaaatgataaatccAGTGAAGAGAATTCTAATTCTACGTCGAATCAAAATGCCACTTAG